CACGGCGAAATCGCCATCTCCGGTGCCAAGAACGCGGCGCTGCCCGAAATGTGTGCTGCGCTGCTGACGGCCGATCCGGTCAAGCTGACCAATGTGCCGCGCCTGCGCGACGTGAGCACCATGCGCAAGCTGCTCGAGAACATGGGCGTGGCGATCGAACTGCATGGCGAGCGCGGCGGCATCACCTTCGAAGCGCGTGATCCCGTCAATCCCGAGGCACCGTACGAACTGGTGAAGACCATGCGCGCTTCCGTGCTGGCGCTCGGCCCTCTGCTCGCGCGCACCGGACGTGCCAAGGTCTCGCTGCCGGGCGGCTGCGCGATCGGCGCGCGTCCCGTCGAGCAGCACATCAAGGGCCTGCAGGCCATGGGTGCCATCATCGACGTGGAGCATGGCTACATGGTGGCGCGCCTGCCCGAAGGCCGCACGCGCCTGAAGGGCGCCCGCATCACCACCGACATGATCACCGTGACCGGCACCGAGAACTTCCTGATGGCCGCCACGCTGGCCGAGGGCACCACCATCCTCGAGAATGCAGCGCAGGAGCCTGAGATTCCCGATCTGGCCGAGATGCTGATCAAGATGGGCGCGAAGATCACGGGCCACGGCACCAGCCGTATCGTGATCGAGGGTGTGGAAAAGCTGCACGGCTGCGAGCATGCCGTGGTGGCGGATCGCATCGAATGCGGCACCTTTCTGTGCGCCGTGGCGGCCACGGGCGGTGATGTGCTGCTGCGCAACGGCCGCGGCGACCATCTGGACGCCGTGATCGACAAGCTGTGCGATGCCGGCGCCGATATCACCAAGGAAGAGGGCGGCCTGCGCGTGCGTGCCGCCGGCCCGGCCTGGAACCACCTCAAGGCCCAGAGTTTCCGCACCACCGAATACCCCGGTTTCCCGACCGACATGCAGGCCCAGTTCATGGCGCTCAACGCCATCAGCCAGGGCAGCAGCATGGTGACCGAGACGATTTTCGAAAACCGTTTCATGCACGTCAGCGAATTGTCACGCCTGGGTGCCAATATCCAGATCGAAGGCAAGAACGCGATGGTGGAAGGCGTGAACAAGCTGTCGGGCGCCACCGTAATGGCGACCGACCTGCGCGCCTCTGCCGGCCTGGTGATTGCCGGTCTGGTGGCCGAGGGCGAGACCATCGTGGATCGCATCTACCACCTGGATCGCGGCTACGACCAGATGGAAGTGAAACTGCGCGCGCTGGGCGCCGACATCGAGCGCGTTGCCTGAGCGCGGCATCCAACGGATTTTTCCCATGATTACCCTGGCCCTGTCCAAAGGACGCATCTTTGACGAAACCCTGCCGCTGCTGGCGGCGGCCGAAATCGAGGTGCTCGAGAACCCCGAGAAATCGCGCAAGCTGATCCTGCCCACCAACAAGCCGGATGTGCGCGTGGTGCTGGTGCGCGCCACCGATGTGCCCACCTACGTTCAATATGGCGGCGCCGACATCGGCGTGGTCGGCAAGGACACCCTGATCGAGCACTGCGCCGAGTGGGGCGAAACCAGCCTGTACCAGCCGCTGGACCTGCAGATCGCGCGCTGCCGCATGAGCGTGGCCGTGCCGGCCGACTTCGACTACGCCGGCAAGGTGCGCCAGGGCGCGCGCCTGCGTGTGGCGACCAAGTACGTCAACATCGCGCGCGAGTTCTTTGCCGCCAAGGGCGTGCACGTGGACATCATCAAGCTCTACGGCAGCATGGAGCTGGCGCCGCTGACCGGCATGGCCGACGCCATCGTCGATCTGGTCAGCACCGGCGGCACGCTCAAGGCCAACAACCTGGTGGAAGTCGAGCACATCATGCCGATCAGCTCGCGCCTGGTGGTGAACCAGGCCGCGCTCAAGCTCAAGCAGCAGCCGATCCGCCACCTGATCGATACCTTTGCCAAGGCCGTGAAAAAGCCGGAAGTTGTAGACTGAACGCATGAGCACCCTGCAAGCCAAACCCCTTCGCCTGTCCACCTCCCAGCCTGACTTCGAGGCCGCCTTTCTGGCGCGCCTGCACTGGAGCGCCGACACCGATGCCGCCATCGAGCAGCGCGTGGCCGATATCCTGGCTGACGTGCAGCAGCGTGGCGACGCCGCCGTGCTCGAGTACACGGCGCGCTTCGACGGCCTGCAGGCAACCGGCATGGCCGAGCTGGAGCTGAAGCAGGACGAACTCAAAGCCGCTTTCGACAGCCTGCCGGACGTGCAGAAGCAGGCATTGCAGGCCGCAGCGGCGCGTGTGCGCACGTACCACGAGGCCCAGAAGCGCGCCAGCGGCCAGAGCTGGACCTACCGCGATGCCGACGGCACGCTGCTAGGCCAGAAAGTGACCCCGCTCGACCGCGTGGGCATCTATGTCCCGGGGGGCAAGGCGGCCTATCCGTCCTCCGTGCTGATGAACGCCATTCCGGCGCATGTGGCGGGCGTGGAAGACATCATCATGGTGGTTCCGACGCCGCGCGGCGAGCGCAATGCGCTGGTGCTGGCGGCTGCCTATGTGGCGGGCGTGTCGCGCGCCTTCACCATTGGCGGCGCGCAGGCCGTGGCAGCGCTGGCCTATGGCACGGCGACCGTCCCCAAGGTGGACAAGGTGACCGGCCCCGGCAACGCCTACGTGGCCAGTGCCAAGCGCCGCGTGTTCGGTACCGTGGGCATCGACATGATTGCCGGCCCGAGCGAAATCCTGGTGCTGGCCGATGGCAGCACGCCGGCCGAATGGGTGGCGATGGACCTGTTCAGCCAGGCCGAGCATGACGAACTGGCGCAGTCCATCCTGCTGTGCCCGGATGCGGCCTATATCGACGCGGTGCAGGCTGCTATCGACAGGCTGCTGCCCGAAATGCCACGCGCCGACATCATTGCCACGAGTCTGAACGGCCGCGGTGCGCTGATCCAGACCGCCAGCATGGAAGAAGCCTGCGCCATCAGCAACCGCATCGCGCCTGAACACCTGGAGGTGAGCAGCCGCGAGCCGCATCGCTGGGAGCCGCTGCTCAAGCACGCGGGCGCCATTTTCCTTGGGGCTTATACCAGCGAGAGCCTGGGCGATTACTGTGCCGGCCCCAACCACGTGTTGCCGACCAGCGGCACGGCCCGTTTCAGTTCACCGCTGGGCGTGTACGACTTCCAGAAGCGCAGCAGCATCATCGAGGTGAGCGAGCAGGGTGCGCAGGAGCTGGGACGCATTGCCAGCGTGCTGGCACATGGCGAGGGCCTGCAGGGTCACGCGCGTGCGGCGGAGATGCGCTTGAGGGATTGAGCGCCGGCTGAATGCAGAATGCAGCGAGCGCGGACAGCAGGGGGCACGGAACAAGTTGCGGCATGCGTTGCGCAACGTACAAGGCGAGCAGCAACCCAAGGCTCAAAAGACAATGACCGGCCAGCCGGTCATTGTCTTTTTGGATGGAAATCGGGGGCCAGTCCGGTTCCGGGTTGGCCTCCGGCTATCAGTTGGAGGTCACGATACCGCAGGCAATGCGCGCACCGGCGTTGCCGGCCGGCTGGGCCGTCACGTCGTCATCCTTCTCGTGCACGATCACGGCCTTGCCGATGATGCTGTTGGGGCCGCTCAGTGCCAGGCTGGTGCTGGTGATGTCGACGGCGGCTTCACCCTTGGAGTCGGCGTACAGCGGGGGCATGTCGCCCACGTGGTGTTCGCCCACGCCGTGCGCGCCATGCGGCTTGCCGGTGGGGTTGAAGTGGCCGCCAGCCGCGTTGCCCTTGTCGGCACAGGAGCCGTTCTCATGCACGTGGAAGCCATGCCAGGTTTTGGGCGGCAGGCCCTTGATGGTGCCGCTGACCACGACGTTGCCGTCGCGCTGGACGAACTTGATGTCGCCCTTGACGGTGCCGTTGGCCTCGGTGGGGGCAAGCTGCGCAGTGATGCCGGAAGGCTTCTTCTCGGCGGGCTTGGCGGCCGGCTTGCTGGCGGTGCTGGAGGCGCAGCCGGCGAGGGCGGCGACCAGCAGCAGGGACAGGGCGGGGGCAATCACGGATTTGGACATTCTGGGTTTCCCTTGGGTTGTGTTGACGGAACTGGCTTCAGGCCCGGGCCCTGCCTGTCCGGGTCAGCAAAACCCCTCCGGATGCACGCTGGCGGCCTGATGGCAGGCCAATATAGCAGGCGATCATGACAGGATTATCATAATCGCCCGTCCCCCGAATCAGGCCGTTTCCTGGCCGAGGATGTCCACCAGCGCCTGCACCAGCGCGGCGGATTGCGCATCGGTGCCGATGGAAATGCGCAGGAAGTTCTCGATGCGCGGCTTGCTGAAATGGCGCACGATGATGGAGCGCTCGCGCAGCGCCTTGGCCAGTTCGGCACCGCTGCGAACGGCGTGGCGCGCGAAGATGAAGTTGGCGGCGGACGGCAGCACCTCGAAGCCCAGCGCATGCAGGTGCGTGACCAGCGCCTCGCGCGTGGCGACGACCTTGGCGCAACTGTTGCGGAAGTGCGCATCATCCTCCACCGAAGCCACGGCGGCGGCCTGTGCCAGGCGATCGAGCGGGTAGGAGTTGAAGCTGTTCTTCACGCGCTCCAGCGCCTCGATCAGGCCGGCATCGCCAATCGCGTAACCCACGCGCAGGCCGGCCAGCGAGCGGCTCTTGGAAAAGGTGTGCACGACCAGCAGGTTCGGGTACTTGTTGACCAGCGTCGTCGCGCTTTCGCCGCCGAAATCCACATAGGCCTCATCCACCAGCACCACCGCATCCGGGTTGCCGGCGACGATGCGCTCGACCTCGCCCAGCGGCAGCGGGCTGCCGGTGGGCGCGTTGGGGTTGGCGAAAATGATGGCGCCGGCACGTTCGTCGGCGCGCGGCAGGTAGTCGTCGGCGCGGACGGCGAAGTTGTCGTCCAGCGGGATCAGCTTGTGCTCGATGCCGTACAGCCCGCAGTAGGTGGGGTAGAAGCTGTAGGTGATGTCGGGGAACCAGAGCGCCCGGTCGTGCTTGAGCAGGGCCATGAAGGCATGGGCCAGCACCTCGTCGGAGCCGTTGCCGACGAAGACCTGCTTCGGATCCACGCCGAAGCGCTGGGCCAGCACGGCCTTGAGCGCGTCCGATTCGGGATCGGGATACAGGCGCAGGCTGTCGCCGGTGGCGTTGCGGATGGCTTCGAGGGCACGCAACGAGGGGCCGTAGGGGTTCTCGTTGGTGTTGAGCTTGATCAGATTGTCGAGCTTGGGCTGTTCGCCCGGCACGTAGGGGACGAGGTCGTGGACCAGCGCGCTCCAGTAGCGGTTCATGGGTTCTGCCTGATGTTGCAATGCGGTAAAACAGCAATGTTAGCAGGGAGCCCGCGCTGTATGCATAAGGCTGCGCAGCAATGCGACAATAGAGGCTTCGCCCCCGGCCGTGCTGCAATGCGTTGCAGGGGTGCATCATGCCCGCGCGCCGGGCCGGCTGCCCGGCGGGCAATCGGCCAAATGCGGGCAAACGTTCCTACAATTCCCTACTGACCTGCTCCGGCCCGCGTGGCCGGGAGCGATGGAGAACCCACACGCCATGACCACCCCGATCGTGCCCAGCGCCCGTACTGCCGAGGTTTCGCGCAAGACTGCCGAAACCGACATCACCGTTGCCATCAACCTCGACGGCACCGGCACGTCCAGTCTCCAGAGCGGCATTGGCTTTTTCGACCACATGCTGGAGCAGATCGCCCGCCATGGCCTGATCGACCTGAACGTGGCCTGCAAGGGCGACCTGCACATCGACGGCCATCACACGGTGGAAGACATCGGCATCACCTTCGGCCAGGCCGTGGCCCGTGCCGTGGGCGACAAGAAAGGCATCCGCCGCTATGGCCATGCCTATGTGCCGCTGGACGAGGCGCTGAGCCGCGTGGTGATCGACCTGTCCGGCCGCCCCGGCCTGACGTATCACATCCCGTTCACTGCCGGCATGATCGGCGCGCTGGACACGCAATTGGTGTACGAATTCTTCCAGGGCTTCGTCAACCACGCGGGCGTCACCCTGCACATCGACAACCTGCGCGGCATCAACGCGCACCACCAGTGCGAGACGGTGTTCAAGGCCTTTGGCCGGGCGCTGCGCCAGGCGCTGGAACTGGATCCGCGTGCGGCCGGCATGATTCCTTCCACCAAGGGCAGTCTGTGATGGCAAAACCGGTCGTTGCGATCGTTGATTATGAAATGGGCAACCTGCGCTCGGTGGCGCAGGCCATGCTGCATGTGGCAGAGGACCGCTACGAGGTGGTGATTGCGCGCCAGCCCGAGCAGATCCAGCAGGCCGAGCGCGTGGTGCTTCCGGGCCAGGGCGCCATGCGCGACTGCATGCAGCACCTGCGCGACAGCGGCATGATGCAGGCGGTGCTGGAAGCGGCGGCGAACAAGCCGCTGTTCGGCGTCTGCGTGGGCATGCAGATGATGCTGGAGCACAGCGAAGAGGGCGATACGCCGGCGCTGGGACTGTTTCCCGGTGAGGTCAAACGCTTCCAGCTCGAAGGCCGTACCCAGCCCGATGGCAGCCGCTTCAAAGTGCCGCAGATGGGCTGGAACCAGGTTGCCATCTCCCGCCCGCATCCGGTGTGGGAAGGCATTGCCGACAACAGCTGGTTCTACTTTCTGCACAGCTATTTTGCATCGCCGGCCAATGCCGAACACAGCGTGGGCGAGGCCGACTACGGGGGCCGCTACACCGCCGCGATTGCGCGCGACAATATTTTTGCCACCCAGTTCCATCCCGAGAAAAGCGCCGACGCCGGTCTGGCGCTGTACCGCAACTTCCTGCACTGGAAGCCCTGATTCCCGCATGGTCGGGGCCCCGCATTCCTTTTTCTGATTTTTCGAGACCATCATGCTGCTGATTCCTGCCATCGACCTGAAAGACGGCCAATGCGTGCGCCTGCAACAGGGCGACATGAACCGCGTCACCACCTTCAATACCGATCCGGTGGCGCAGGCCGTCCACTGGCTGGAGCAGGGCGCACGGCGCCTGCATTTGGTGGACCTGAACGGCGCCTTTGCCGGCAAGCCCAAGAACCTGGGCGTGGTGAAGGAAATCCTGCAGGAGCTCGGGGATGAAATCCCGGTGCAGCTGGGCGGCGGCATCCGCGATCTGGACACCATCGAGCAGTACATCGACGCCGGCCTGCGCTATGTCATCATCGGCACTGCCGCGGTGAAAAACCCCGGCTTCCTGGCCGACGCCTGCAGCGCTTTCGGCGGCCACATCATCGTGGGCCTGGATGCCAAGGACGGCAAGGTAGCCACCGATGGCTGGAGCAAGCTGACCGGCCACGAAGTGACCGATCTGGCGAAGAAGTACGAAGACCTGGGCGTGGACAGCATCATCTATACCGATATCGGCCGCGACGGCATGCTGAGCGGCGTGAACATCGAGGCCACGGTGCGTCTGGCGCAGGCCAGCACGATTCCGGTGATTGCCTCCGGCGGCCTGAGCAATATGGACGACATCGAGAAGCTGTGCGCGGTCGAGGACGAAGGCGTGGTGGGCGTGATTGCCGGCCGTGCCATCTACAGCGGCGATCTGGATTTTGCCGCTGCGCAGGATCGCGCCGACGAGCTCAACGGTACGGACGAGTAAGCGGCAGCCGTGTCCAACATTTCCCTGTTGCCGGCGGATCTGCCGGTGGTGACCTTGCAGGCACGCTCGGGCGAACGTGCCGTGGTGGCGCTGTTCGGCGCGCAGGTGCTGTCATGGACATCGGCCGAGGGCAAGGAATTGCTCTATCTCAGCCCGAAGGCGGTGCTGGATCGCAGCGCGGCCATCCGCGGCGGCATTCCGGTGTGCTGGCCGCAGTTCAACCGGCGCGGGCCGCTGGTCAAGCACGGCTTTGCGCGCGTGGTGCCCTGGCGGGTGCTGGAGCAGTCGGATGCGGCCGTTACCCTGCGCTTGACGCGTGCCGATGTGCCGGAGGCACTGTTGCAGGATGCGCAAGGTATCATGGCCTGGCCGCATGACTTCGAGGTCGACCTGACGGTACGCCTGCTGTCGGCGCGGCTGGATGTGCAACTGCAGGTGCGCAACACCGGGGCGCAGGCGTTTGCCTTCACCACGGCGCTGCACAGCTATCTGGGCGTGGATGACGTGGCCGCGCTGGCGATCAGCGGGGCGGACGGCCAGCGTTATTGGGATGCCGTAACGGGCGCCGATCCCGAGTATCCGGTACAGCAGGGCGACATCGTATTTGCCGGCGAGGTGGACCGTGTCTATCCGGCTTTGCCGCGCGCCACGCTGCAACAGGCCTCGCACTGGCTGCGTGTGTCGCAGCCGGCCAGCATGGCGCAAACCGTGGTGTGGAATCCGGGTGCCGCCTTGTGCGCAAGCTTGCCGGACCTGCCGGCTGACGGCTATCGCCGGTTTGTCTGTGTCGAAGCAGCACAGATCGATACGGCGGTGACGCTGGAACCGGGACAAGCCTGGCAGGGCGGGCAGACCTTGCAGGTTGCCTGATTGTCCGGCTATTGGCCAGACAAGCAGGGGCGTCCTGAGCGGAAAAACTGTCTGGGCATGGCAGCAGAACGGGGTCTCGCCGTTAGGGGCTGTTTGCGGCCGCTTTGTCCGGGTTCCTGCGTGGGTTGGGGAAGTTGCTTC
The DNA window shown above is from Brachymonas denitrificans and carries:
- the hisH gene encoding imidazole glycerol phosphate synthase subunit HisH — its product is MAKPVVAIVDYEMGNLRSVAQAMLHVAEDRYEVVIARQPEQIQQAERVVLPGQGAMRDCMQHLRDSGMMQAVLEAAANKPLFGVCVGMQMMLEHSEEGDTPALGLFPGEVKRFQLEGRTQPDGSRFKVPQMGWNQVAISRPHPVWEGIADNSWFYFLHSYFASPANAEHSVGEADYGGRYTAAIARDNIFATQFHPEKSADAGLALYRNFLHWKP
- the hisD gene encoding histidinol dehydrogenase — protein: MSTLQAKPLRLSTSQPDFEAAFLARLHWSADTDAAIEQRVADILADVQQRGDAAVLEYTARFDGLQATGMAELELKQDELKAAFDSLPDVQKQALQAAAARVRTYHEAQKRASGQSWTYRDADGTLLGQKVTPLDRVGIYVPGGKAAYPSSVLMNAIPAHVAGVEDIIMVVPTPRGERNALVLAAAYVAGVSRAFTIGGAQAVAALAYGTATVPKVDKVTGPGNAYVASAKRRVFGTVGIDMIAGPSEILVLADGSTPAEWVAMDLFSQAEHDELAQSILLCPDAAYIDAVQAAIDRLLPEMPRADIIATSLNGRGALIQTASMEEACAISNRIAPEHLEVSSREPHRWEPLLKHAGAIFLGAYTSESLGDYCAGPNHVLPTSGTARFSSPLGVYDFQKRSSIIEVSEQGAQELGRIASVLAHGEGLQGHARAAEMRLRD
- a CDS encoding superoxide dismutase family protein; the encoded protein is MSKSVIAPALSLLLVAALAGCASSTASKPAAKPAEKKPSGITAQLAPTEANGTVKGDIKFVQRDGNVVVSGTIKGLPPKTWHGFHVHENGSCADKGNAAGGHFNPTGKPHGAHGVGEHHVGDMPPLYADSKGEAAVDITSTSLALSGPNSIIGKAVIVHEKDDDVTAQPAGNAGARIACGIVTSN
- the hisC gene encoding histidinol-phosphate transaminase; this translates as MNRYWSALVHDLVPYVPGEQPKLDNLIKLNTNENPYGPSLRALEAIRNATGDSLRLYPDPESDALKAVLAQRFGVDPKQVFVGNGSDEVLAHAFMALLKHDRALWFPDITYSFYPTYCGLYGIEHKLIPLDDNFAVRADDYLPRADERAGAIIFANPNAPTGSPLPLGEVERIVAGNPDAVVLVDEAYVDFGGESATTLVNKYPNLLVVHTFSKSRSLAGLRVGYAIGDAGLIEALERVKNSFNSYPLDRLAQAAAVASVEDDAHFRNSCAKVVATREALVTHLHALGFEVLPSAANFIFARHAVRSGAELAKALRERSIIVRHFSKPRIENFLRISIGTDAQSAALVQALVDILGQETA
- the hisA gene encoding 1-(5-phosphoribosyl)-5-[(5-phosphoribosylamino)methylideneamino]imidazole-4-carboxamide isomerase; the protein is MLLIPAIDLKDGQCVRLQQGDMNRVTTFNTDPVAQAVHWLEQGARRLHLVDLNGAFAGKPKNLGVVKEILQELGDEIPVQLGGGIRDLDTIEQYIDAGLRYVIIGTAAVKNPGFLADACSAFGGHIIVGLDAKDGKVATDGWSKLTGHEVTDLAKKYEDLGVDSIIYTDIGRDGMLSGVNIEATVRLAQASTIPVIASGGLSNMDDIEKLCAVEDEGVVGVIAGRAIYSGDLDFAAAQDRADELNGTDE
- the hisB gene encoding imidazoleglycerol-phosphate dehydratase HisB, whose translation is MTTPIVPSARTAEVSRKTAETDITVAINLDGTGTSSLQSGIGFFDHMLEQIARHGLIDLNVACKGDLHIDGHHTVEDIGITFGQAVARAVGDKKGIRRYGHAYVPLDEALSRVVIDLSGRPGLTYHIPFTAGMIGALDTQLVYEFFQGFVNHAGVTLHIDNLRGINAHHQCETVFKAFGRALRQALELDPRAAGMIPSTKGSL
- the murA gene encoding UDP-N-acetylglucosamine 1-carboxyvinyltransferase, which codes for MDKLLIRGGKRLHGEIAISGAKNAALPEMCAALLTADPVKLTNVPRLRDVSTMRKLLENMGVAIELHGERGGITFEARDPVNPEAPYELVKTMRASVLALGPLLARTGRAKVSLPGGCAIGARPVEQHIKGLQAMGAIIDVEHGYMVARLPEGRTRLKGARITTDMITVTGTENFLMAATLAEGTTILENAAQEPEIPDLAEMLIKMGAKITGHGTSRIVIEGVEKLHGCEHAVVADRIECGTFLCAVAATGGDVLLRNGRGDHLDAVIDKLCDAGADITKEEGGLRVRAAGPAWNHLKAQSFRTTEYPGFPTDMQAQFMALNAISQGSSMVTETIFENRFMHVSELSRLGANIQIEGKNAMVEGVNKLSGATVMATDLRASAGLVIAGLVAEGETIVDRIYHLDRGYDQMEVKLRALGADIERVA
- the hisG gene encoding ATP phosphoribosyltransferase, which produces MITLALSKGRIFDETLPLLAAAEIEVLENPEKSRKLILPTNKPDVRVVLVRATDVPTYVQYGGADIGVVGKDTLIEHCAEWGETSLYQPLDLQIARCRMSVAVPADFDYAGKVRQGARLRVATKYVNIAREFFAAKGVHVDIIKLYGSMELAPLTGMADAIVDLVSTGGTLKANNLVEVEHIMPISSRLVVNQAALKLKQQPIRHLIDTFAKAVKKPEVVD
- a CDS encoding D-hexose-6-phosphate mutarotase, producing the protein MSNISLLPADLPVVTLQARSGERAVVALFGAQVLSWTSAEGKELLYLSPKAVLDRSAAIRGGIPVCWPQFNRRGPLVKHGFARVVPWRVLEQSDAAVTLRLTRADVPEALLQDAQGIMAWPHDFEVDLTVRLLSARLDVQLQVRNTGAQAFAFTTALHSYLGVDDVAALAISGADGQRYWDAVTGADPEYPVQQGDIVFAGEVDRVYPALPRATLQQASHWLRVSQPASMAQTVVWNPGAALCASLPDLPADGYRRFVCVEAAQIDTAVTLEPGQAWQGGQTLQVA